The nucleotide window TGATGAGGCGGGGACGCAAGGTCGCGGACAAGGCGATTGCATCGAGTTCTCCTGAAGAGGTGACCGGACTGATCACCGGCGCCATCCAGGCCGCCTGATGCTGCGCAAGGAGCCCTCCATGTCGAGCAACACATTCCGCCCGATCCCGAACATTATCGCCATCGAGGACGTCACGGGCCTGCGGGAACGGAGCCTCCTGCAGAAGCTGCTCGCGAGCCAGCCGTTCTGGGTGACGATCGCCCTGATCGCCATGATCCTCGTGATGACATGGGATCAACCGGACGCCTTTGCCTCGGCCGACAACTTCTTTAACATCACCCGGAACTTCGCCTTCATTGGCATCATGGCGATCGGCATGACCGCCGTTATTCTCACCGGCGGCATCGATTTGTCGGTTGGGTCGATCATGGGGCTCGCCGGCGTCGTCAGCGGACTTGTCCTCCAGGCCGAGGGGCATTGGCTGCTCGCGATCTTCGCCGGCCTTCTCACCGGCGCGGCTGTCGGGGTCGTGAACGGCGTGCTGATTTCCTATGTCGGCCTACCGGCCTTCGTCGTCACGCTCGGGATGCTGTCGGGCGCCCGATCGCTTGCCATCGTCCTGTCCGAAAACAAGATGATCTACGAATTCGGCCCTTGGGGAGACACCTTCAACGCCATCGGCGGCGGGGCCATCTTCGGCATCGCCAACCCGGTCTGGGTGCTGCTCGCGCTGGCCATCATCTTCAGCATCATCCTGAACTTCACCGGCTGGGGCAATTATCTCTACGCCATCGGCAGCAACGAAAATGCCGCCCGCCTGACGGGCGTGCCGGTCCGGCG belongs to Bosea sp. NBC_00550 and includes:
- a CDS encoding ABC transporter permease; the encoded protein is MSSNTFRPIPNIIAIEDVTGLRERSLLQKLLASQPFWVTIALIAMILVMTWDQPDAFASADNFFNITRNFAFIGIMAIGMTAVILTGGIDLSVGSIMGLAGVVSGLVLQAEGHWLLAIFAGLLTGAAVGVVNGVLISYVGLPAFVVTLGMLSGARSLAIVLSENKMIYEFGPWGDTFNAIGGGAIFGIANPVWVLLALAIIFSIILNFTGWGNYLYAIGSNENAARLTGVPVRRIKLQAYIVSGLTAALSAVLIVGWQGSAINALGQGYELRVIASTVIGGADLMGGQGGAYGAVIGAALIEVIRNSLLMAGVDSNWQGAFVGLFIVLAVLLQRIRGKGSA